From the Brachybacterium sillae genome, the window CGCGGTGACGCGTCCCTTCCGCCACGCACAGTCCACCCGGTACCCGCCGCGGGCGCGCAACCCCGTGAAGGATCCGCGCTCCGCCCACGCCTGCGGCAGCGCCGGCAGGACCCGGATCACCCCGTCGTGGCTCTGCAGCAGCATCTTCGCCACCACGGCGGGGATGCCCAGGTTGCCGTCGATCTGGAACGGGGGATGCGTGGCGAACAGGTTCGGATGCATCGAATACGTCAGCAGGCCGCGCAGCATCTCGTGGGCGCTGTCGGCCTCATCGAGCCGGGCGAACAGCGC encodes:
- a CDS encoding glycoside hydrolase family 95-like protein, with product MHPNLFATHPPFQIDGNLGIPAVVAKMLLQSHDGVIRVLPALPQAWAERGSFTGLRARGGYRVDCAWRKGRVTALHVIADRTTPGPVEVIVDGRRRTVQVRPR